One Solanum lycopersicum chromosome 4, SLM_r2.1 DNA window includes the following coding sequences:
- the LOC101267016 gene encoding OVARIAN TUMOR DOMAIN-containing deubiquitinating enzyme 1 — protein sequence MQDQDVDVDVADAAKETFTSSETDDWKKYKDDDIMQQHSAIQAEQAVKVPFLGDKEPLSSLEAEYHLGNSIVLEKIKVLSEQYAAIRRTRGDGNCFFRSFMFGYLEHILESQDHNEVQHIKSNIEECKKTLQSLGYAEFTFEDFFALFLEQLDSVLQGSEDSISHDELLCRSRDPSISDYVVMFFRFVTSGEIRKRSEFFEPFILGLTNTSVEQFCKSAVEPMGEESDHVQITALSDALGVPIRVVYLDRSSCENNSINVNHHDFIPTSREVGNSDVSKTTNRPSITLLYRPGHYDILYPK from the exons ATGCAGGATCAGGATGTGGATGTGGATGTGGCTGATGCAGCAAAAGAAACGTTTACATCTTCTGAAACTGATGACTGGAAAAAATACAAGGATGATGATATTATGCAACAGCACTCTGCCATACAAGCTGAACAAGCTGTAAAAGTTCCATTTCTTGGTGATAAG GAACCTTTGTCCTCATTAGAAGCTGAATACCATCTGGGAAATTCAATTGTGCTTGAGAAAATAAAG GTGCTGAGTGAACAGTATGCTGCCATTAGAAGAACACGTGGAGATGGGAACTGCTTTTTCCGCAGTTTCATGTTTGGTTACCTT GAGCACATTCTGGAATCACAAGATCACAATGAAGTTCAACACATTAAATCTAATATTGAGGAATGCAAGAAGACACTTCAAAGTTTGGGCTATGCAGAATTCACCTTTGAAGACTTTTTTGCA TTATTCCTCGAGCAACTCGATAGTGTTCTTCAAGGTAGCGAAGATTCCATAAG TCATGATGAACTCCTGTGCAGAAGTCGTGATCCATCAATTTCTGACTATG TTGTTATGTTCTTCAGATTTGTGACATCAGGTGAAATAAGAAAGCGGTCCGAGTTTTTCGAACCATTTATTCTAGGACTAACAAATACCTCAGTGGAGCAG TTTTGCAAGTCAGCAGTGGAACCCATGGGTGAAGAGAGTGATCATGTGCAAATTACAGCCCTATCAGATGCATTGGGTGTACCGATCCGTGTTGTATATCTTGACCGAAGCTCATGTGAGAACAACAGCATCAATGTAAATCACCATGACTTTATTCCTACTAGCAGGGAGGTCGGGAATAGTGATGTTTCCAAGACCACAAATCGTCCATCTATCACCCTGCTGTATCGCCCAGGGCATTATGACATTCTGTACCCCAAGTGA